One Falsihalocynthiibacter arcticus DNA segment encodes these proteins:
- the pyk gene encoding pyruvate kinase has protein sequence MTRARNVKIVATLGPASNDYKMIRALFEAGADVFRLNMSHGDHEEIRKRHEIIRQIEEDTGKPIAILADLQGPKLRCGVFANDGGEELAVGAKFRFDLSDAAGTIERVQLPHKEIFQALEVGSTLLVNDGKIRVRVEARGEDFADCVVEVGGTISNRKGVNVPDVLLPLAALSEKDRRDLEFVCELGVDWLALSFVQRPEDVFEARELAKGRAAILSKIEKPAAVTAFDSILAVSDGIMVARGDLGVELPVQNVPPIQKRLIRKCRNAAKPVIVATQMLESMIESPVPTRAEVSDVATAIYEGADAIMLSAESAAGDFPIEAVTTMNNVAVEVESDATYREVIEASRKFKGVSIADGIVAAAREIAETADIKAICCFTQSGNTALLVARERPRVPIIALSPVKETLRRLCLSWGMNCFNSDNVDRFKMAVIAAARAARASGLATENDSIVVTAGVPFNVRGTTNILRVAPCDERLILNIDPE, from the coding sequence ATGACACGCGCTCGCAATGTAAAAATCGTGGCCACTTTGGGCCCCGCATCGAATGACTATAAAATGATACGTGCTTTGTTTGAAGCCGGGGCTGACGTATTTCGCTTGAACATGAGCCATGGCGACCACGAAGAAATTCGTAAGCGCCACGAGATCATTCGTCAAATCGAAGAAGATACTGGCAAACCGATTGCGATTTTGGCTGACCTTCAGGGGCCGAAACTGCGCTGTGGCGTTTTTGCAAACGATGGTGGCGAAGAATTGGCCGTAGGCGCTAAGTTCCGCTTCGATCTTTCGGATGCCGCCGGAACCATAGAGCGCGTTCAACTGCCGCACAAAGAGATTTTCCAAGCGCTTGAAGTGGGCTCGACCCTTCTAGTAAACGACGGCAAAATCCGCGTGCGGGTTGAAGCGCGCGGCGAAGATTTCGCCGATTGTGTGGTCGAAGTTGGTGGTACGATCAGCAACCGCAAGGGTGTGAACGTCCCCGACGTGCTTCTCCCATTGGCGGCCTTGTCTGAAAAAGACCGCCGCGATTTGGAATTTGTCTGTGAATTGGGTGTGGATTGGTTGGCTCTGTCCTTTGTACAGCGCCCCGAAGACGTCTTTGAAGCGCGTGAATTGGCCAAGGGCCGTGCGGCTATTCTGTCAAAAATCGAGAAACCAGCAGCGGTTACCGCGTTTGACAGCATTCTTGCTGTGTCTGACGGGATTATGGTCGCCCGTGGCGATCTGGGTGTTGAATTGCCCGTTCAAAACGTTCCGCCAATTCAGAAACGCTTGATTCGCAAATGCCGCAATGCCGCGAAACCCGTGATCGTTGCCACTCAGATGCTCGAAAGCATGATCGAAAGCCCCGTGCCAACGCGCGCCGAGGTTTCCGATGTTGCGACCGCGATTTATGAAGGTGCCGACGCTATTATGTTGTCCGCTGAATCTGCGGCTGGGGATTTCCCAATCGAAGCGGTGACAACCATGAACAACGTGGCTGTTGAGGTCGAAAGCGACGCGACATACCGCGAAGTGATTGAAGCAAGCCGCAAATTCAAAGGCGTCTCTATCGCTGATGGTATCGTTGCTGCGGCCCGCGAGATTGCGGAAACGGCCGACATCAAAGCGATTTGTTGCTTCACGCAATCTGGGAATACGGCCCTGTTGGTGGCGCGTGAACGTCCACGTGTTCCAATCATTGCTTTGTCTCCAGTTAAGGAGACCTTGCGTCGTCTTTGCTTGAGCTGGGGCATGAATTGCTTCAACTCTGACAACGTTGATCGCTTCAAAATGGCCGTGATCGCAGCGGCTCGGGCTGCGCGTGCTTCTGGTCTCGCAACTGAGAACGATTCGATCGTGGTGACAGCGGGTGTTCCGTTCAATGTGCGTGGTACGACCAATATTCTACGCGTCGCACCTTGTGATGAACGGTTGATTTTGAACATCGATCCTGAATAG
- the rplT gene encoding 50S ribosomal protein L20 produces the protein MPRVTSGKVTHRRHKKVVDAAKGFYGRRKNLFKTATQAVDKANQYATRDRKVRKRNFRALWIQRINAAVRAHDETLTYSRFINGLSLAGIEVDRKVLADLAVHEPEAFTAIVEKAQAALA, from the coding sequence ATGCCCCGCGTAACATCTGGTAAGGTAACTCACCGTCGCCACAAAAAAGTCGTCGACGCCGCTAAAGGTTTTTACGGCCGTCGTAAAAATCTTTTCAAAACAGCCACACAGGCCGTCGACAAAGCAAACCAATACGCCACACGTGACCGTAAAGTCCGTAAGCGTAACTTCCGTGCGCTTTGGATCCAACGGATCAACGCTGCCGTGCGTGCTCACGACGAAACACTAACATATTCGCGCTTCATCAATGGCCTTTCGTTGGCTGGCATCGAAGTGGACCGCAAGGTTCTCGCCGATCTCGCCGTACACGAGCCAGAAGCGTTTACAGCGATCGTTGAAAAAGCCCAAGCCGCTCTGGCTTAA
- the rpmI gene encoding 50S ribosomal protein L35 has protein sequence MPKMKTKSSCKKRFKVTANGLVVGGQAGKRHGMIKRSNKFLRNARGTTVLSAPDAKIIKTMMPYAR, from the coding sequence ATGCCCAAGATGAAGACAAAGTCGAGCTGCAAAAAGCGGTTCAAAGTTACGGCCAATGGCCTTGTAGTTGGAGGTCAAGCTGGCAAACGCCACGGCATGATCAAACGTTCCAACAAATTCCTGCGCAATGCGCGCGGTACCACAGTTTTGTCGGCTCCTGATGCGAAAATCATCAAGACGATGATGCCGTACGCTCGTTAA